TGGATGCCGCCCTCGCGCAGGCGCGCCACGTCTTCCGGCGTATGGATGCCGGATTCGGCCACCAGCACGCGGTCGTACTCGACCCGTTCCTGCAGGGCCAGCGAAGTCTCCAGCGAGGTCTCGAAGTTGCGCAGGTTGCGGTTGTTCACGCCGATCAGCGGCACCGGCAACGCCATCGCGCGCTCCAGCTCCTCCTCGTCGTGCACCTCGCACAGCACGTCCAGGTCGAGTTCCGCGGCCAGCAGCGACAGCTGCAGCAGCACGTCGTCGTCCAGCGCCGAGACGATCAGCAGGACGCAGTCGGCGCCGATCGCGCGCGCCTCGTACACCTGGTACGCGTCGATGATGAAGTCCTTGCGCAGCACCGGCAGCGAGCACGCCTCGCGCGCCTGCTGCAGGAACGCCTCGCTGCCCTGGAAAAAGTCGCTGTCGGTCAGCACCGACAGGCACGCCGCGCCGGCGGCCGCGTAGCTCTTCGCGATTGCGGCCGGGTCGAAATCCGTGCGGATCAGTCCCTTGCTCGGGCTGGCCTTCTTCACCTCGGCGATCACCGCCGGCAGGCCGGCGTCGATCTTCGCCTCGATCGCCGCGGCGAAACCGCGGGTGCCGGGCAGGTCCGCGATGCGCGCGATCAGTTCGGCCTCCGGCAGCCGGGCCCGGCGTTCGGCAACCTCTTCCGCCTTGCGGGCAAGAATGCGATTGAGAATGTCAGTCATGGCATCTCACTGGTGGTGTGGGAGCGCATCCCATGCGCGACAAGAGCACCGGCGCACCGGGCCGCGGCAGCTTCGCGC
This window of the Rhodanobacter soli genome carries:
- the trpC gene encoding indole-3-glycerol phosphate synthase TrpC gives rise to the protein MTDILNRILARKAEEVAERRARLPEAELIARIADLPGTRGFAAAIEAKIDAGLPAVIAEVKKASPSKGLIRTDFDPAAIAKSYAAAGAACLSVLTDSDFFQGSEAFLQQAREACSLPVLRKDFIIDAYQVYEARAIGADCVLLIVSALDDDVLLQLSLLAAELDLDVLCEVHDEEELERAMALPVPLIGVNNRNLRNFETSLETSLALQERVEYDRVLVAESGIHTPEDVARLREGGIQAFLVGEAFMRAEDPGAELRRLFSIP